From a single Pseudomonas serboccidentalis genomic region:
- the minD gene encoding septum site-determining protein MinD, with protein MAKILVVTSGKGGVGKTTTSAAIGTGLALRGHKTVIVDFDVGLRNLDLIMGCERRVVYDFVNVVNGEANLQQALIKDKRLENLYVLAASQTRDKDALTVEGVEKVLMELKEQFEFVVCDSPAGIEKGAHLAMYFADEAIVVTNPEVSSVRDSDRMLGLLASKSRRAERGEDPIKEHLLITRYHPERVEKGEMLGVEDVKEILSVTLLGVIPESQAVLKASNQGVPVILDDQSDAGQAYSDTVDRLLGKEKAHRFLDVEKKGFFERLFGGR; from the coding sequence TTGGCCAAGATTCTCGTGGTTACATCCGGCAAGGGTGGTGTGGGTAAGACCACCACCAGCGCCGCTATCGGTACCGGCCTCGCTCTGCGCGGCCACAAAACAGTGATCGTCGACTTCGACGTGGGCCTGCGTAACCTCGACCTGATCATGGGTTGCGAGCGTCGCGTGGTGTATGACTTCGTCAACGTGGTCAACGGCGAAGCCAACCTGCAGCAGGCCCTGATCAAAGACAAGCGCCTGGAAAACCTCTACGTGCTGGCCGCCAGCCAGACCCGCGACAAAGACGCGCTGACTGTCGAAGGCGTGGAAAAAGTTCTGATGGAGCTCAAGGAACAATTTGAGTTCGTCGTCTGCGACTCTCCGGCGGGCATCGAGAAAGGCGCACACCTGGCCATGTACTTCGCTGACGAAGCGATCGTCGTGACCAACCCGGAAGTGTCTTCCGTACGAGATTCGGACCGCATGCTCGGCCTGCTGGCGAGCAAGTCGCGTCGCGCCGAACGTGGCGAAGACCCAATCAAGGAACACCTGCTCATCACCCGCTACCACCCGGAGCGTGTTGAAAAGGGCGAGATGCTTGGCGTGGAAGACGTCAAGGAAATTCTCTCGGTAACCCTGCTCGGCGTGATCCCGGAATCCCAGGCGGTGCTCAAGGCATCCAACCAGGGCGTACCGGTGATTCTCGACGACCAGAGCGACGCCGGTCAGGCATACAGCGATACCGTCGACCGTTTGCTGGGCAAAGAAAAAGCCCACCGTTTCCTCGATGTCGAGAAGAAGGGATTCTTCGAGCGCCTGTTTGGAGGTAGGTAA
- the minE gene encoding cell division topological specificity factor MinE, with amino-acid sequence MNLFDFFRANKKPSTASVAKERLQIIVAHERGQRSTPDYLPALQKELVDVIRKYVNIGNDDVHVALESQGSCSILELNITLPDR; translated from the coding sequence ATGAACCTTTTTGACTTCTTTCGTGCCAACAAAAAGCCAAGTACCGCCTCGGTAGCGAAAGAGCGTCTACAGATCATCGTGGCGCATGAGCGCGGCCAGCGCAGCACGCCGGATTACTTGCCAGCCTTGCAGAAGGAACTGGTCGACGTGATCCGCAAGTACGTCAACATCGGCAACGACGACGTACATGTTGCACTGGAAAGCCAGGGCAGTTGCTCGATTCTGGAACTCAACATCACCCTGCCAGATCGCTGA
- the minC gene encoding septum site-determining protein MinC — translation MSQNESPDQDPVFQLKGSMLAITVLELSRNDLDSLDRQLAAKVAQAPNFFSNAPLVLALDKLPPGEGAVDLPGLMRVCRQHGLRTLAIRASRIEDIAAAIAIDIPVLPPSGARERPLETPEPEVKKKPEKPPEPTIKPTRVITSPVRGGQQIYAQGGDLVVVSSVSPGAELLADGNIHVYGPMRGRALAGVKGDTKARIFCQQLSAELISIAGHYKVSEDLRRDPLWGSGVQVSLSADVLNIIRL, via the coding sequence ATGAGCCAAAACGAATCGCCAGACCAAGATCCCGTGTTCCAGTTGAAGGGCAGCATGCTGGCCATTACGGTACTGGAGTTGTCCCGCAACGACCTCGACAGCCTTGATCGGCAACTGGCCGCCAAAGTCGCCCAGGCGCCGAATTTCTTCAGCAATGCACCGTTGGTCCTGGCGCTGGACAAACTGCCGCCGGGTGAAGGCGCGGTCGACCTGCCCGGGCTGATGCGCGTGTGCCGCCAGCATGGCCTGCGCACCCTGGCGATCCGCGCCAGCCGTATTGAAGACATCGCCGCCGCCATCGCCATCGACATCCCGGTGCTGCCGCCCTCCGGCGCCCGTGAGCGGCCGCTGGAAACCCCGGAACCGGAAGTCAAAAAGAAGCCGGAAAAACCACCAGAGCCGACCATCAAACCGACCCGCGTAATCACTTCGCCAGTACGTGGTGGCCAACAGATATACGCCCAGGGTGGCGATTTGGTCGTGGTTTCTTCGGTCAGTCCGGGGGCGGAACTTCTTGCCGATGGCAACATCCATGTATACGGCCCGATGCGCGGTCGCGCGCTGGCTGGCGTCAAAGGCGACACCAAGGCCCGGATTTTCTGTCAGCAATTGAGCGCTGAACTAATCTCCATCGCCGGGCATTACAAGGTTTCCGAGGATTTGCGTCGCGATCCGCTGTGGGGCTCCGGCGTACAGGTCAGCCTGTCGGCCGACGTGTTGAACATCATTCGGCTTTAA
- a CDS encoding lipid A biosynthesis lauroyl acyltransferase: MDRPRFRKAYLSPRFWPLWCGLGLLWLVVQLPYPVLLTIGRVLGALMYRVAGDRRRIAKRNLELCFPEKSAAERKRLLKENFASTGIAFFEMAMSWWWSRERLAKLAHVEGLEHLQKAQREGKGVILMAAHFTTLEIGAALLGQQHTIDGMYREHKNALFDFVQRRGRERHNLDSLAVERDDVRGMLKLLRSGRAIWYAPDQDYGAKQSIFVPLFGIQAATVTATTKFARLGKALVVPFTQERLADGSGYRLVIHPPLEDFPGETEEADCIRINQWVESALRACPEQYLWAHRRFKSRPPGEPKLYAKRRR; this comes from the coding sequence ATGGATCGCCCGCGTTTTCGAAAAGCCTATCTTTCTCCCCGCTTCTGGCCGCTCTGGTGCGGTCTGGGGCTGTTGTGGCTGGTCGTGCAGTTGCCGTATCCGGTTTTACTGACGATCGGTCGTGTCCTGGGCGCGTTGATGTATCGCGTGGCCGGCGACCGGCGGCGCATTGCCAAGCGCAATCTTGAGCTGTGCTTCCCGGAAAAATCCGCCGCCGAACGCAAACGCCTGCTCAAGGAAAACTTCGCCTCCACCGGTATCGCCTTCTTTGAAATGGCGATGAGCTGGTGGTGGTCCCGTGAGCGCCTGGCGAAACTGGCCCACGTCGAAGGGCTGGAGCATTTGCAAAAAGCTCAGCGCGAAGGCAAGGGCGTGATCCTCATGGCCGCGCACTTCACCACGCTGGAAATCGGCGCAGCGCTGCTCGGCCAGCAACACACCATCGACGGCATGTACCGCGAGCACAAGAATGCGTTGTTCGACTTTGTTCAGCGTCGTGGTCGCGAGCGGCACAACCTCGACTCGCTGGCGGTGGAGCGTGACGACGTGCGCGGCATGCTCAAGTTGCTGCGTTCGGGCCGGGCGATCTGGTACGCACCGGATCAGGATTATGGCGCCAAGCAAAGCATCTTCGTGCCGCTGTTCGGCATTCAGGCGGCGACGGTGACCGCGACCACCAAGTTTGCCCGGTTGGGTAAAGCGCTGGTGGTGCCGTTCACTCAGGAGCGTCTGGCGGACGGCAGCGGTTACCGGTTGGTGATCCATCCGCCGCTGGAAGACTTCCCCGGTGAAACCGAAGAGGCCGACTGCATCCGCATCAACCAGTGGGTGGAAAGTGCGTTGCGCGCCTGCCCTGAGCAATACTTGTGGGCGCATCGCCGCTTCAAGAGCCGGCCACCGGGCGAGCCCAAGTTGTACGCCAAGCGGCGCCGTTGA